In Festucalex cinctus isolate MCC-2025b chromosome 5, RoL_Fcin_1.0, whole genome shotgun sequence, a single genomic region encodes these proteins:
- the cspg4ba gene encoding chondroitin sulfate proteoglycan 4 isoform X1, which produces MFSFGKRAPKKLLLWLCGLLWWSLLVELASGASFYGDGFVQLKATESSDHNKLRIRFRTSSTNGLLFLATGQSDYILLELNAGRLQLKLDLGSGEQLLRSEKGTQLNDLAWHSVEVNHFKHNVTLTVNKNSHTSAKIPGPHHVLNILDGIYVGGSVGLDRLYLPRDLIGFRGCMEDVVFNEHDLLSSLRPYTGFKTVHEVSLGCSPQFFATEDDPISFFSSRAYVSLPSWNVQQEATFECVVHTSAREGIILYSSAKEGDFVALEIQEGLLVAIVGKGGSKTELRSLTIINDRKWHDMKMRLNSKTLELTVDGEMVKSSISSRSKGLQFKGYVFIGGIDDSTRSEVRKAELMSVSGKRMRGGSFKGCMKNIQVSGGKMGLANAVVTKDISVGCEPEKEQVPLATTSPTSAPESLFFLVTPTPSLHMSTLARGLDRRYGSNFVQVKPLIVEEGGRASLEAKHIKVLLDFKTLGIRQSQIVFQIQDQPVRGQIRLDVDQDQPQNTFSMLDLWHERVMYIHGGSEEPDDFFMFSIASSSRKEVPDYLRASKLYRFNITVTPTNDAPELSLPEGNLFVLVENSKKRLNADVLKATDIDSNYNNLVFTVLGNLNADAGYLEIENNPGTAVTSFSHSDLQELRVYYVHTGIRNSRIVLRVSDGEKVSNTVVLRLMAVALEYKIANNTGLNVNQGEIAAIGSQQLSVETNAVKQVIDIRYDVIEQPQYGELQRLHSSGEWRPTDSFSQRLLEKGGRLRYVSTYREIQTYNATDYIKCKVIVAARATAELVFPITVNWVRYNLVRNVIMNLDKVRKMTLNSEYLFAAAKGVIVSEEDLYFRVLTTPKKGKLLLETTVLTKNSTFSQRDVTDLKVRYELVDRPHEDTHDRFKFHLFSKHAQSQNYDFQFSIKADVNNVFIRNAGLVLQEGESKLITKNELFAETLLTQDMYYTVISSPKHGSLARITQSNSNSSYKNILTFSNQDLAEDRIMYVHDDGETSQDEFTFIVSTTQGFKAFIADDEIGSEEGTFNISIQLINDQKPVRVIDKVFHVVREGQRLLTVEDLRYHDPDSDFDDGQLIYIRRGIPMGDLVLANDTNHRLFEFRQRDLEEKKVLFIHKGASVGRFVLFVSDGKNFVSSLLDISAQDPFLKVVHNTGLLVQKGQSVTFTTNNFTITSNLDIRDDQEVAFKLREKPKYGGLYRDEIVVESFTLSELKNGLISYRHDDSKHLADHFNLTVTANDIHLIAKINVKVYLESHQRPPIVQHHNNLLVEEGKTVKIDDTKLEVTHEDSVPSEIVFTVKMGPYHGFLRHFVEADERHVGSKESPVKTFTQKDINSGNIQYVQVEPDKVNDTFTLEATNGVTDVGNISVSVDVIPRLIPLQVSNFTVEEGGYKALTKDILEVNNRHFSGINFLFNVTEPPRHGHIEHSRHPGVPLTTFSRRQVEHEFIYYVHDSSETLADNFTVVANDTGLRKQSEARTLFVQVTAVNDEPPVITANRVLRVWVSSVTEISLEDLRAQDLDTPPEELHFMVTPPSNGHLALKSTPMTAVLNFTQAHIDQGQLLFVHKGAMSGGLNFQVNDGVNFTPRQIFSITARALVLNLAQNRPLKVFPGSSTAISNEELQVVTNDVSSALNRTITFSVIRHPKLGRLVRKQSGNVSVDISTFTQDMVDRKEVMYIQTPIESVGWEAMDSLTLSVASPPSSLESLTFKIDISYENTGPEHNTVLLANTGAQVMEGESVIIDEFKLDATNLMSKLPTPQRSANEVWFQVTSLPRHGVIVVGERNLTKEKPNFSQFIINKYGITYKHDNSETAHDSFAFSAWVNPKGKTAQRPVDDIDVIEESFNITISAVNDQPPVLKTKAPSLTVVQGDAVAIKPDNLSVEDLDNPPDDIVFSVISKPNNGYLALDGQLNESIGAFTQAQINNGSVYFIQDGSPTSGVFYFSVTDGHHKPIYKLFNLDVTKITISLVNHTGLTLEQGSTAVFLTQDKLAAKTNGRNATIHYQISRQPKFGKLLLDTQEVSQFDQEVVQAGRLAYHMTNLTSAEDSFEFTAFTSEANLSAQVLNVTVTPLIQVGKSVKAPSGIAVKLNSASLDASKLADICSCDPVFKIVSHPNYGKVVRPKTKRLRKSEPLDSFTFQDVMQEKVALQLNANMTGVQELSDSLVFLLKADNIQPAKGEFHFTIVPYDPADVPTTKNPVATTSSPSQTTIQTARNAATYPERSTAVIYTQQPSKNQQRFKGRSRWGKSNRTSIFSTTLGKPTTGTDHFPFINTPVRVESYPQKSSNPLLVILPLLALLLLVIIFVVLVVYLRHHRRRKQRTDTPKEPGLPSSPSYQGQTQRSTTVPTVTVTPLSPTGTGILSSSRPIFGGLLTRLYDAQRSSEMSGQQDDADFVCLCRSERTQINCLWMRAAVGLTSFGNSDCC; this is translated from the exons ATGTTCTCCTTTGGGAAAAGAGCCCCGAAGAAGTTACTGCTGTGGCTCTGCGGGCTGCTTTGGTGGTCGCTCCTGGTCGAGTTAGCGTCGGGAG CGTCCTTTTATGGCGATGGCTTTGTCCAGCTGAAGGCAACAGAGTCGTCCGACCATAACAAGCTCCGCATTCGCTTCCGAACTTCCAGTACCAATGGCCTGCTGTTTCTTGCCACCGGCCAGAGCGACTATATTCTACTAGAGCTCAATGCCGGTCGCCTGCAG CTGAAACTAGACTTGGGATCTGGGGAGCAACTACTGCGATCCGAGAAAGGCACACAGCTTAATGACCTTGCCTGGCATTCGGTGGAGGTCAACCATTTCAAGCACAATGTCACTCTGACAGTAAACAAAAACTCTCACACAAGTGCAAAGATCCCTGGCCCCCATCATGTTCTCAACATCCTGGATGGTATCTATGTAGGAGGTTCAGTTGGCCTTGACAGACTTTACCTCCCCAGAGACCTAATTGGCTTTCGAGGCTGCATGGAGGATGTCGTCTTCAATGAACATGACTTGCTGTCATCGCTGAGGCCGTACACTGGATTCAAGACTGTCCATGAGGTGTCGCTAGGTTGTAGTCCCCAGTTTTTTGCCACAGAAGATGACCCCATTAGCTTCTTTAGCTCCAGGGCCTACGTTTCGCTTCCCTCTTGGAATGTCCAACAAGAAGCAACGTTCGAGTGTGTTGTGCATACTTCAGCCAGAGAAGGCATAATCCTGTACAGCTCTGCCAAAGAGGGGGACTTTGTGGCACTGGAGATTCAAGAAGGCTTGCTCGTGGCTATCGTTGGAAAAGGTGGTAGCAAAACGGAGCTACGTTCACTCACAATTATCAATGACAGGAAATGGCATGACATGAAGATGCGCTTAAATTCTAAAACGCTTGAATTAACTGTTGATGGGGAAATGGTGAAAAGTAGTATTAGCTCTCGCTCCAAGGGGCTGCAGTTTAAAGGCTACGTTTTTATTGGCGGCATCGATGACAGCACTAGATCGGAAGTCAGAAAGGCTGAGTTGATGTCCGTGTCAGGAAAACGAATGCGTGGAGGCTCCTTCAAAGGATGTATGAAGAATATTCAAGTGAGCGGAGGGAAGATGGGGCTTGCCAACGCAGTCGTCACAAAGGATATCTCAGTTGGCTGTGAACCTGAGAAAGAACAAGTGCCATTGGCCACTACCAGTCCAACAAGTGCCCCGGAATCACTGTTTTTCTTGGTGACCCCAACACCATCACTGCACATGTCAACACTTGCAAGGGGTTTGGACAGACGGTATGGCTCTAATTTCGTGCAAGTAAAACCCCTGATAGTTGAAGAAGGTGGCCGAGCATCTCTTGAGGCCAAACACATCAAGGTGCTCTTGGATTTCAAGACGCTTGGTATTCGTCAGTCTCAAATTGTGTTCCAAATTCAAGATCAACCAGTGCGTGGTCAGATCAGGCTTGATGTTGATCAGGACCAACCTCAGAATACCTTCAGCATGTTGGACCTTTGGCATGAACGAGTAATGTATATCCATGGAGGCTCTGAAGAGCCAGATGACTTCTTTATGTTTTCAATAGCATCCAGCAGTCGGAAAGAAGTTCCGGATTATCTCAGGGCTAGCAAATTGTACCGCTTCAACATTACAGTAACACCCACTAATGATGCGCCTGAATTGAGTCTCCCTGAAGGCAATCTGTTTGTCTTGGTGGAAAACTCCAAAAAACGACTCAATGCAGATGTTCTGAAGGCCACAGACATTGACAGCAACTATAACAATCTTGTTTTTACTGTGCTCGGGAACCTGAATGCAGATGCAGGGTATTTGGAAATTGAAAACAATCCTGGAACAGCGGTGACCTCATTCTCTCACTCAGACTTGCAAGAATTGAGAGTGTATTATGTTCACACAGGGATTAGAAACTCAAGGATAGTGCTTAGAGTCAGTGATGGGGAGAAGGTTAGTAACACGGTAGTTTTAAGGTTGATGGCTGTAGCACTTGAGTATAAAATTGCTAACAACACAGGTCTGAATGTCAATCAAGGAGAAATAGCTGCAATTGGTTCACAACAATTGTCTGTAGAAACCAACGCTGTCAAACAAGTGATTGACATCCGCTATGATGTCATTGAACAGCCGCAGTATGGAGAGCTCCAGAGACTTCACTCAAGTGGTGAATGGAGGCCCACTGACTCGTTTTCCCAAAGGCTTCTTGAAAAAGGGGGACGCTTGAGGTATGTTAGCACATACCGCGAGATTCAGACATACAATGCCACTGATTACATTAAGTGTAAAGTCATTGTGGCTGCAAGGGCAACCGCAGAATTAGTTTTCCCAATCACCGTGAATTGGGTGAGGTACAACTTGGTGAGGAATGTAATTATGAATTTGGATAAGGTTAGGAAAATGACACTTAACTCAGAGTATCTGTTTGCTGCAGCCAAGGGTGTGATTGTTTCTGAGGAGGATCTTTATTTTAGGGTTCTTACCACACCAAAGAAAGGAAAACTGCTACTGGAAACTACAGTTTTGACAAAGAACTCAACCTTTAGCCAAAGAGATGTCACCGATCTAAAAGTACGCTATGAACTCGTTGACCGGCCTCATGAGGACACACATGACAGATTCAAGTTTCACCTGTTCTCCAAACATGCTCAGTCCCAGAACTATGATTTTCAGTTTTCAATTAAAGCTGATGTTAAtaatgttttcatcaggaatgctGGACTGGTTCTTCAGGAGGGGGAAAGTAAGCTGATAACAAAAAACGAGCTCTTTGCAGAAACGTTGCTTACTCAGGATATGTACTACACTGTGATAAGTAGTCCCAAACATGGAAGCCTTGCTCGTATTACTCAGTCTAATTCAAACTCGAGCTATAAAAACATCTTAACCTTCAGCAATCAAGATCTCGCAGAGGACCGGATCATGTATGTTCATGATGATGGTGAAACAAGTCAGGATGAGTTCACTTTCATTGTCTCTACCACTCAAGGTTTCAAAGCTTTCATCGCGGATGATGAAATTGGGTCAGAAGAAGGAACGTTCAACATATCCATTCAACTGATCAATGATCAAAAACCAGTACGTGTCATTGATAAAGTTTTCCATGTAGTAAGAGAGGGACAGAGGCTGCTCACCGTTGAAGATTTGCGTTACCATGATCCAGACTCTGATTTTGATGACGGCCAATTGATTTACATCCGTCGTGGAATTCCCATGGGAGATTTGGTGCTGGCGAATGACACGAATCATCGACTATTTGAGTTTCGGCAAAGGGATTTAGAAGAAAAGAAAGTTTTATTCATTCACAAAGGCGCAAGCGTCGGCAGGTTTGTGCTCTTTGTTTCTGATGGAAAAAACTTTGTGTCAAGTCTTTTAGACATCAGTGCACAGGACCCTTTTTTGAAAGTTGTTCATAACACTGGTTTACTGGTTCAGAAGGGACAGTCAGTTACATTTACCACCAATAATTTTACCATCACATCAAATCTGGATATTAGAGATGACCAAGAAGTTGCATTCAAGTTGCGTGAAAAACCCAAGTATGGAGGACTTTATCGAGATGAAATAGTGGTGGAATCATTCACACTGTCTGAGCTCAAGAACGGATTAATCTCTTATCGACATGATGACAGCAAACATCTGGCAGACCATTTCAACTTGACAGTAACGGCTAACGACATCCACCTTATAGCGAAGATCAACGTGAAGGTTTACCTGGAAAGTCATCAAAGGCCACCCATTGTGCAGCATCACAACAATCTACTGGTGGAGGAAGGAAAAACTGTCAAGATTGACGATACTAAACTTGAG GTCACACATGAGGACAGTGTGCCATCTGAGATTGTGTTCACAGTCAAGATGGGTCCCTATCATGGCTTTCTCCGACATTTTGTGGAAGCCGACGAACGTCACGTCGGAAGCAAGGAGTCTCCTGTCAAGACGTTTACCCAAAAGGACATTAACAGCGGAAACATCCAGTACGTGCAGGTAGAGCCTGACAAAGTCAACGACACCTTCACCCTGGAGGCCACCAATGGCGTCACCGACGTAGGTAACATTAGCGTGTCAGTCGATGTCATACCCCGCCTCATCCCACTTCAAGTCTCCAACTTCACCGTGGAAGAGGGTGGCTATAAGGCCCTGACAAAGGACATACTTGAAGTCAATAACCGACACTTTTCTGGAATTAACTTCCTGTTTAATGTGACCGAGCCCCCACGTCACGGCCACATCGAGCACTCCCGACACCCCGGTGTGCCCTTGACAACTTTCAGCAGGAGGCAG GTGGAGCATGAATTCATCTACTACGTCCACGACAGCAGCGAAACGTTAGCAGACAACTTCACAGTGGTTGCCAACGACACAGGCCTGAGGAAGCAGAGTGAGGCTCGCACGCTGTTCGTCCAAGTTACAGCTGTCAACGATGAGCCCCCTGTTATCACCGCCAACAGGGTCCTCAGG GTTTGGGTGTCCTCAGTGACAGAGATCAGCCTGGAAGACTTGAGGGCGCAGGACCTTGACACTCCCCCGGAGGAGCTCCACTTCATGGTGACCCCTCCCAGCAACGGACACCTGGCTCTAAAGAGTACCCCAATGACAGCTGTGCTCAACTTCACCCAGGCCCACATAGACCAGGGACAGCTGCTGTTTGTGCATAAAG GTGCAATGTCTGGAGGATTGAACTTCCAAGTCAATGAtggtgtaaattttactccCAGACAGATCTTTAGTATTACTGCAAGAGCCTTGGTCCTCAATTTGGCGCAAAATCGCCCCCTGAAGGTTTTTCCAG GGTCTTCAACGGCAATTTCAAACGAGGAATTGCAAGTAGTAaccaatgatgtcagcagtgcTTTGAACCGCACAATTACATTCAGTGTAATCCGACATCCTAAACTGGGGCGTCTGGTGAGGAAGCAGTCTGGAAACGTCTCAGTTGACATTTCAACGTTCACGCAAGATATG GTGGATCGGAAAGAGGTCATGTACATCCAAACCCCTATTGAGTCAGTGGGCTGGGAAGCCATGGACTCATTGACCTTATCTGTGGCTTCACCGCCTTCGTCTCTGGAGAGCCTGACCTTCAAGATTGATATCTCCTATGAGAATACAGGACCGGAACATAACACAGTCCTTTTGGCAAACACAG GTGCTCAAGTAATGGAAGGAGAAAGCGTCATTATTGACGAGTTCAAGCTTGACGCAACGAACCTGATGTCTAAGCTGCCAACGCCTCAGCGGAGCGCCAATGAAGTGTGGTTCCAGGTGACGTCTTTGCCACGGCACGGCGTCATTGTCGTCGGCGAACGAAACCTCACCAAGGAGAAACCCAATTTCTCTCAATTCATCATCAACAAATACGGTATTACCTACAAGCACGACAACTCTGAGACAGCTCACGACTCATTCGCCTTCAGCGCATGGGTGAACCCAAAGGGCAAAACGGCTCAAAGGCCTGTCGATGACATTGATGTTATCGAAGAGTCTTTCAACATTACGATCTCTGCTGTGAATGACCAGCCACCTGTGTTGAAAACTAAAGCACCCAGTCTGACTGTGGTACAAGGAGATGCTGTAGCCATTAAGCCAGACAACCTCAGTGTGGAAGACTTAGACAATCCCCCTGATGATATTGTCTTCTCTGTGATTAGCAAGCCCAACAATGGATACCTAGCGCTTGACGGACAACTGAATGAATCGATTGGGGCCTTCACCCAAGCCCAGATCAATAATGGGAGTGTTTATTTTATCCAAGATGGCAGCCCTACCTCAGGCGTGTTTTACTTCAGTGTGACGGATGGCCACCATAAGCCAATTTACAAACTCTTCAACCTCGATGTGACAAAGATCACCATCTCTCTGGTCAACCACACAGGACTGACACTCGAGCAAGGTAGCACCGCAGTTTTTCTAACACAAGACAAGCTTGCGGCCAAGACGAATGGCAGGAACGCCACAATTCACTACCAGATTTCAAGGCAACCAAAGTTTGGAAAACTTCTATTGGACACTCAAGAGGTATCACAGTTTGATCAGGAAGTTGTACAGGCAGGACGCCTTGCTTACCACATGACCAATCTCACGTCTGCGGAAGACAGCTTCGAGTTCACAGCCTTCACTTCTGAGGCCAATCTGAGCGCACAAGTGCTAAATGTCACCGTCACGCCTCTGATCCAAGTTGGCAAAAGTGTTAAGGCACCCAGCGGGATTGCTGTAAAACTGAACTCTGCTTCCCTTGATGCTTCTAAACTGGCTGATATTTGTAGCTGCGACCCTGTGTTTAAAATTGTGTCACACCCCAATTACGGAAAAGTGGTTCGGCCAAAGACTAAAAGGTTGAGGAAATCTGAACCACTTGATTCTTTCACTTTCCAGGATGTTATGCAAGAAAAAGTCGCCTTGCAGTTGAATGCCAACATGACAGGAGTTCAAGAGTTAAGCGACTCACTGGTGTTTTTACTGAAAGCTGATAACATCCAACCTGCTAAAGGGGAGTTCCATTTTACTATTGTGCCATATGATCCCGCGGATGTTCCAACCACAAAAAATCCTGTGGCCACAACATCATCTCCCTCTCAGACAACAATCCAAACTGCAAGAAATGCAGCCACTTACCCAGAGCGCTCCACAGCTGTCATTTACACCCAGCAGCCAAGCAAAAACCAACAAAGGTTCAAAGGACGCAGCCGCTGGGGGAAGTCCAATCGAACAAGCATTTTCAGCACAACTCTTGGTAAACCGACCACAGGAACCGATCATTTTCCCTTCATCAACACGCCCGTTCGTGTGGAATCCTACCCGCAAAAAAGCTCCAACCCTCTTCTGGTTATCTTACCGCTACTCGCTCTGCTGCTGCTCGTGATCATTTTCGTGGTGCTCGTTGTTTACCTTCGACACCACCGGCGACGGAAGCAGAGGACCGACACGCCAAAGGAGCCCGGTCTTCCCAGCAGCCCATCATACCAGGGCCAGACCCAGAGGAGCACCACCGTTCCTACTGTCACTGTCACCCCATTGAGCCCCACCGGCACAG gCATTTTGTCTTCCAGTCGACCAATTTTCGGAGGACTTTTAACTCGCCTGTATGATGCACAGCGGAGCAGCGAAATGTCTGGCCAACAAGACGACGCAGATTTCGTATGTCTATGCAGGTCAGAGCGCACACAAATAAACTGCTTGTGGATGAGAGCAGCAGTTGGGCTCACTAGCTTTGGCAATTCCGATTGCTGCTAG